Within Candidatus Rokuibacteriota bacterium, the genomic segment ACCTCCTGCACGGAGGTCGCCCCCGCCTCGGAGATGTGGTAGCCGCTGATGTTGACGGGGTTGTACCGGCGCATGTGCCCGGCGCAGTAGACGATCGTGTCGCGCATGATCCGCATGGACGGGCGGATGGGGAAGATCCACTCCTTCTGCGCGATGTACTCCTTGAGGATGTCGGCCTGAACGGTGCCCGAGAGCGCGTCGAGGTCGTTGCCGCGGGAGCGGGCCAGCGCCACGTACATGGCGAGCAGGATCCAGGCCGTGGGGTTGATGGTCATGGAGACGGAGATGCGCTCGAGGTCGATGCCGGCGAAGAGCGCCTCCATATCGTCGAGGGTGTCCACGGCCACCCCCTCGCGCCCCACCTCCCCGAGCGAGCGCGGGTCGTCGGAGTCGTAGCCCATCAGGGTCGGCATGTCGAAGTCCACCGAGAGCCCCGTCTGCCCCTGCGCGATGAGGTAGCGGAAGCGCCCGTTGGTGTCCTCGCCCGTGCCGAAGCCCGCGATCTGCCGCATGGTCCAGAGGCGACTCCGGTACATCGTGGGGTAGGGGCCGCGCGTGAACGGGTACTGGCCGGGCAGCCCCAGCTCCTCGAGGGTGGCGCTCTCGAGATCCTCCGGCGTGTAGAGGCGCCTGACGGACAGGCCCGAGCTCGTTCGGGCGTCGGGACGGGACTCGGGCTGGCGCTCCGCGAAGGCGCGCAGCTCTCCGGCTTCCCACGCCTCTCGACGCGCCCGGGCACGGGCGATCAGGTCACGAGTGAACAGAGGGTTGCGCTCGGCAGCGTTCATGGCGTCCTCCCTCTCGGATCAGCGGCTTGTCCTCGCTCCCGCGCCGGGACACGGTCGCGCGGATCGCGCCGCCGGAGCCCTCCAGGACGCTCGCCGGGGGGCGATGTCACCGGGGATGGCGGGAGGCGACCAGGGCGCCCAGGCGGGCGACCAGGGCGTCGGGGGTCGTGTCCTGGAGGATCACCTCGGCGACTCCCATGGCCTTGAGCGGCGCCACGTCCTCATCGGGGATCACGCCGCCAGCGACGAGGAGCATGTCCTCGACCCCGGCGGCGCGCAGCAGGGCGAGCACGCGCGGGAAGAGCGTCATGTGCGCGCCCGACAGGATGCTGATCCCGATGATGTCAACGTCCTCCTGGACCGCCGCGGCCACCACCTCCTCCGGCGTCCGGTGGAGGCCCGTGTAGATCACGTCCATGCCCGCATCGCGGAGGGCGCGCGCCACGACTTTGGCGCCGCGGTCATGGCCATCGAGACCCACCTTCGCGATGAGGACGCGGATCGGCTGGACAGTCATGAGGAACTCCCCGAGCGTAGGGGCATGGGGAGGCGCCGGTCAAGCCCCACGTGGGGCGGGGACGGGGACCCGCTGTCCGGAGCCGGGACCCTAGTTGCGGGAGCCCCGGGACACCGCCGCCCCCGCGGGGAGCGAAGGCACGCGCGGGGCGACGGGCCGCGGGGCCCGTGGACCCGACGGCTTGGGCGCATCTCCCCCGCTGCGTGGGGCGTCCAGTACCTCGCGCACCTTGGCGGTGAGCGCGTCCGGCGTGAAGGGCTTGGACAGGAACGCGACGCCGGACTCCAGCACGCCGTGGCGGACGATGGCGTCGTCCGTGTAGCCGGAGATGAAGAGGACGCGCATGTCGGGCCGGCTGATCGTCAGGTGCTGCGCCAGCTCGCGGCCGCTCATCTGGGGCATGACCACGTCGGTGACCAGGAGATGGATCCGTCCGGGGTGACGCTGGCTGATCTGGACGGCCTCGGCGCCGAGCTTGGCCTCCAGCACGACGTAGCCGCTCATCTCGAGGATCTCGCGCACCACCTCGCGCACCCGGGCCGCGTCCTCGACGAGGAGCACGGTCTCCGCCCCCCGTGCGGTCGTCTCGGCGGG encodes:
- a CDS encoding cobalamin B12-binding domain-containing protein; this encodes MTVQPIRVLIAKVGLDGHDRGAKVVARALRDAGMDVIYTGLHRTPEEVVAAAVQEDVDIIGISILSGAHMTLFPRVLALLRAAGVEDMLLVAGGVIPDEDVAPLKAMGVAEVILQDTTPDALVARLGALVASRHPR